A single window of Gopherus flavomarginatus isolate rGopFla2 chromosome 15, rGopFla2.mat.asm, whole genome shotgun sequence DNA harbors:
- the SSH1 gene encoding protein phosphatase Slingshot homolog 1 isoform X1, whose product MALVTLQRSPTPSAASSASASELEVGSDEDRKLNLSLSESFFMVKGAALFLQQGNSPQGQRSLQHPHKNAAGDLPQHLQVMINLLRCEDRIKLAVRLESTWTDRVRYMVVVYSSGRQDTEENILLGVDFSSKESKSCTIGMVLRLWSDTKIHLDGDGGFSVSTAGKMHIFKPVSVQAMWSALQILHKACEVARRYNYFPGGMALVWATYYESCISSDQSCINEWNTMQDLESTRPDSPALFVDKPTEGEKTERFIKAKLRSIMMSKDLENVTSKEIRNELEKQMNCNLKEFKEFIDNEMLLILGQMDKPSLIFDHLYLGSEWNASNLEELQGSGVYYILNVTREIDNFFPGLFAYHNIRVYDEETTDLLAHWNEAYHFINKAKKNHSKCLVHCKMGVSRSASTVIAYAMKEFGWSLEKAYNYVKQKRSIARPNAGFMKQLLEYEGILDASKQRHNKLWKQQAESNLRQNADDSTGPSDFLLDSLDIDLENRLSDLDAPSQSTYLDNRANMEARGFHYCFRRLSDSLLENKLPGDREIFFQVEDLERDVLLEQANLLVDQPPPVPPEAAADTMKAKEKAEPLAELRSFCEKEVKKLESSMPKGRSVPSQADQGKEGIRGESPVERWKRRLSVHKEENLLNRENLNNNNSKRSCPEEFERDAIFGILSKVKPPYQSCTDCMYSSASASAEASGEQYETLNPAAACCSSTICTQPSLLSHVTSNSSDQMPSKSQAEEIMRAKNDVLPPLLQGTSVLEGGTCKSVVDQHCNISEKPKDAPKTPVKALLARRNSHCEKSPLNTEVMKEESPSRKDVKPTKDLKYLLFSKDLEKPTTNSYLMQHQESLIQLQKAGLVRKHTKELERLKSVPSESSLLVRESSMSRIDASIPEENQDLALHQSPVSLLGPAPLMSEDTENDVEKLEAKNPLQGLSQKTSTPVLCRLEHMSSYTKDFLKTICYTPSSSRSSNLTRSSSSDSIHSVHGKPGLVKQRTQEIETRLRLAGLTVSSPLKRSNSLAKLGCLNLSSEDLSSDIDVSTLMNSKEAKSSESSMLCESQSSLRSVDVSSKLLANSATGNWKSTLWKGKS is encoded by the exons CTTAAGTGAGAGCTTTTTCATGGTGAAAGGAGCAGCGCTTTTCTTACAACAGGGAAACAGTCCACAAGGCCAGCGGAGTCTGCAGCATCCTCACAAGAATGCAG CAGGTGACTTGCCTCAGCACCTTCAAGTGATGATCAACCTTCTGCGCTGTGAGGACAGAATCAAATTG GCTGTGCGCTTGGAAAGCACGTGGACAGATCGAGTCAGATACATGGTGGTCGTGTATAGCAGTGGGCGGCAAGACacagaagaaaacattttactgGGAGTGGACTTTTCCAGCAAAGAAAG TAAAAGCTGCACTATCGGGATGGTCTTGCGCCTGTGGAGTGATACCAAGATACATCTTGATGGAGATGG TGGATTTAGTGTGAGCACTGCAGGGAAGATGCATATCTTCAAACCAGTTTCTGTGCAAGCTATGTG GTCTGCCCTGCAGATCCTCCACAAAGCTTGTGAGGTCGCACGGAGGTACAATTACTTCCCAGGTGGAATGGCTCTGGTCTGGGCCACATACTATGAAAGCTGCATCAGTTCGGACCAGAGTTGCATCAATGAGTGGAACACGATGCAGGACCTGGAGTCGACACGCCCCGATTCCCCAGCGTTGTTTGTTGACAA gccaactgagggggaaaaaacagagcggTTCATTAAAGCCAAACTCCGAAGTATCATGATGAGCAAAGATCTGGAAAACGTGACCTCCAAGGAA ATACGAAATGAGCTGGAGAAGCAGATGAACTGCAACTTGAAAGAATTCAAGGAATTTATAGACAATGAAATGCTGCTTATCCTGGGGCAGATGGACAAACCATCTCTGATTTTTGATCACCTGTATCTG GGGTCTGAGTGGAATGCCTCCAATCTGGAAGAGCTTCAAGGCTCGGG TGTCTACTACATTTTAAATGTCACCAGGGAGATAGATAATTTTTTTCCTGGTCTATTTGCATATCATAATATCCGGGTGTATGACGAGGAGACGACAGACCTCCTGGCTCACTGGAACGAGGCATATCATTTCATAAATAAAGCCAA GAAAAATCACTCTAAGTGTCTGGTACACTGCAAAATGGGTGTTAGCCGGTCTGCCTCTACGGTTATAGCTTATGCAATGAAGGAATTTGGCTGGTCCTTGGAAAAAGCCTATAATTATGTGAAGCAAAAACGCAGCATTGCAAGACCAAATGCAGGCTTCATGAAACAGCTGCTGGAATATGAAGGAATTTTAGATGCAAG CAAACAGCGTCATAACAAGCTGTGGAAGCAGCAAGCAGAGAGCAACCTACGCCAGAATGCAGATGATTCTACGGGGCCCAGTGACTTCCTGCTCGATAGCTTAGACATCGATCTGGAAAACCGTCTATCTGACCTGGACGCGCCTTCACAGTCCACGTACTTGGACAACAGAGCCAATATGGAGGCCAGGGGGTTTCACTACTGCTTCCGGCGCCTGTCCGACTCGTTGCTGGAGAACAAGCTGCCTGGTGACAGGGAAATATTTTTCCAGGTGGAGGATCTGGAGCGAGACGTGCTTTTGGAGCAGGCCAATTTGCTGGTTGATCAGCCTCCCCCAGTCCCTCCTGAGGCTGCGGCAGATACAATGAAGGCCAAGGAGAAAGCAGaaccactggcagagctgagaagtTTCTGCGAGAAGGAAGTGAAGAAGCTGGAGTCCAGCATGCCAAAGGGGAGGAGTGTGCCCAGTCAGGCGGATCAGGGAAAGGAAGGCATCAGGGGGGAAAGTCCTGTGGAGAGGTGGAAGCGGCGCCTATCTGTGCACAAGGAGGAGAACTTACTGAACAGAGAGAACTTGAATAACAACAACAGCAAGAGGAGCTGCCCAGAGGAGTTCGAG CGCGATGCCATATTTGGAATCCTCAGTAAAGTCAAGCCTCCCTACCAGTCATGCACTGACTGCATGTATTCCTCAGCCAGTGCATCTGCTGAAGCCTCTGGGGAGCAGTATGAGACGCTGAATCCAGCTGCCGCGTGCTGCAGTTCTACAATCTGTACTCAGCCTTCACTCCTCTCCCATGTGACTTCTAACTCGTCGGACCAAATGCCTAGCAAGTCGCAGGCTGAGGAAATAATGAGGGCTAAAAATGATGTTTTGCCTCCATTGCTGCAGGGAACTAGTGTTTTGGAAGGTGGCACCTGCAAATCTGTGGTGGATCAGCATTGCAATATTTCTGAAAAGCCAAAAGATGCACCAAAAACACCTGTCAAAGCACTGCTTGCCAGGAGAAATTCCCACTGTGAGAAGAGCCCTCTGAATACAGAAGTGATGAAGGAAGAGTCTCCATCCAGAAAAGATGTCAAACCCACGAAGGACCTGAAGTACTTGCTGTTTAGCAAAGATTTGGAAAAGCCAACCACAAACAGTTATTTGATGCAGCATCAAGAATCTCTTATTCAGCTTCAGAAAGCTGGCTTAGTTAGGAAACATACCAAAGAACTGGAGCGTCTGAAGAGTGTGCCATCAGAATCCTCATTGCTGGTAAGAGAGAGCTCCATGAGCAGAATTGATGCTAGTATACCAGAGGAAAACCAAGATTTGGCTTTGCACCAAAGCCCAGTATCTCTTCTGGGTCCAGCACCTTTAATGTCTGAAGACACAGAGAATGATGTGGAGAAGTTAGAGGCCAAAAACCCCTTACAGGGACTGTCTCAGAAAACCTCCACGCCTGTCCTATGCAGGCTGGAACACATGAGCAGTTACACAAAGGACTTTCTGAAGACCATATGTTATACACCGTCATCTTCCAGGAGTTCCAACTTGACGCGCAGTTCTAGTAGCGACAGCATACACAGTGTGCATGGGAAACCTGGTCTGGTGAAACAACGAACTCAGGAAATCGAAACCAGGCTACGACTTGCTGGTTTGACTGTTTCTTCCCCTCTGAAGAGATCCAATTCTCTTGCCAAGCTAGGGTGTCTTAACTTGTCCTCTGAGGACTTATCAAGTGACATAGATGTGTCAACGCTAATGAACTCAAAAGAGGCTAAATCAAGTGAGTCTTCCATGCTTTGCGAGTCACAATCCTCTCTGAGGAGCGTGGACGTAAGCTCCAAACTGCTAGCAAATTCAGCCACAGGAAACTGGAAGAGCACACTTTGGAAGGGCAAAAGCTGA
- the SSH1 gene encoding protein phosphatase Slingshot homolog 1 isoform X4 — MVLRLWSDTKIHLDGDGGFSVSTAGKMHIFKPVSVQAMWSALQILHKACEVARRYNYFPGGMALVWATYYESCISSDQSCINEWNTMQDLESTRPDSPALFVDKPTEGEKTERFIKAKLRSIMMSKDLENVTSKEIRNELEKQMNCNLKEFKEFIDNEMLLILGQMDKPSLIFDHLYLGSEWNASNLEELQGSGVYYILNVTREIDNFFPGLFAYHNIRVYDEETTDLLAHWNEAYHFINKAKKNHSKCLVHCKMGVSRSASTVIAYAMKEFGWSLEKAYNYVKQKRSIARPNAGFMKQLLEYEGILDASKQRHNKLWKQQAESNLRQNADDSTGPSDFLLDSLDIDLENRLSDLDAPSQSTYLDNRANMEARGFHYCFRRLSDSLLENKLPGDREIFFQVEDLERDVLLEQANLLVDQPPPVPPEAAADTMKAKEKAEPLAELRSFCEKEVKKLESSMPKGRSVPSQADQGKEGIRGESPVERWKRRLSVHKEENLLNRENLNNNNSKRSCPEEFERDAIFGILSKVKPPYQSCTDCMYSSASASAEASGEQYETLNPAAACCSSTICTQPSLLSHVTSNSSDQMPSKSQAEEIMRAKNDVLPPLLQGTSVLEGGTCKSVVDQHCNISEKPKDAPKTPVKALLARRNSHCEKSPLNTEVMKEESPSRKDVKPTKDLKYLLFSKDLEKPTTNSYLMQHQESLIQLQKAGLVRKHTKELERLKSVPSESSLLVRESSMSRIDASIPEENQDLALHQSPVSLLGPAPLMSEDTENDVEKLEAKNPLQGLSQKTSTPVLCRLEHMSSYTKDFLKTICYTPSSSRSSNLTRSSSSDSIHSVHGKPGLVKQRTQEIETRLRLAGLTVSSPLKRSNSLAKLGCLNLSSEDLSSDIDVSTLMNSKEAKSSESSMLCESQSSLRSVDVSSKLLANSATGNWKSTLWKGKS; from the exons ATGGTCTTGCGCCTGTGGAGTGATACCAAGATACATCTTGATGGAGATGG TGGATTTAGTGTGAGCACTGCAGGGAAGATGCATATCTTCAAACCAGTTTCTGTGCAAGCTATGTG GTCTGCCCTGCAGATCCTCCACAAAGCTTGTGAGGTCGCACGGAGGTACAATTACTTCCCAGGTGGAATGGCTCTGGTCTGGGCCACATACTATGAAAGCTGCATCAGTTCGGACCAGAGTTGCATCAATGAGTGGAACACGATGCAGGACCTGGAGTCGACACGCCCCGATTCCCCAGCGTTGTTTGTTGACAA gccaactgagggggaaaaaacagagcggTTCATTAAAGCCAAACTCCGAAGTATCATGATGAGCAAAGATCTGGAAAACGTGACCTCCAAGGAA ATACGAAATGAGCTGGAGAAGCAGATGAACTGCAACTTGAAAGAATTCAAGGAATTTATAGACAATGAAATGCTGCTTATCCTGGGGCAGATGGACAAACCATCTCTGATTTTTGATCACCTGTATCTG GGGTCTGAGTGGAATGCCTCCAATCTGGAAGAGCTTCAAGGCTCGGG TGTCTACTACATTTTAAATGTCACCAGGGAGATAGATAATTTTTTTCCTGGTCTATTTGCATATCATAATATCCGGGTGTATGACGAGGAGACGACAGACCTCCTGGCTCACTGGAACGAGGCATATCATTTCATAAATAAAGCCAA GAAAAATCACTCTAAGTGTCTGGTACACTGCAAAATGGGTGTTAGCCGGTCTGCCTCTACGGTTATAGCTTATGCAATGAAGGAATTTGGCTGGTCCTTGGAAAAAGCCTATAATTATGTGAAGCAAAAACGCAGCATTGCAAGACCAAATGCAGGCTTCATGAAACAGCTGCTGGAATATGAAGGAATTTTAGATGCAAG CAAACAGCGTCATAACAAGCTGTGGAAGCAGCAAGCAGAGAGCAACCTACGCCAGAATGCAGATGATTCTACGGGGCCCAGTGACTTCCTGCTCGATAGCTTAGACATCGATCTGGAAAACCGTCTATCTGACCTGGACGCGCCTTCACAGTCCACGTACTTGGACAACAGAGCCAATATGGAGGCCAGGGGGTTTCACTACTGCTTCCGGCGCCTGTCCGACTCGTTGCTGGAGAACAAGCTGCCTGGTGACAGGGAAATATTTTTCCAGGTGGAGGATCTGGAGCGAGACGTGCTTTTGGAGCAGGCCAATTTGCTGGTTGATCAGCCTCCCCCAGTCCCTCCTGAGGCTGCGGCAGATACAATGAAGGCCAAGGAGAAAGCAGaaccactggcagagctgagaagtTTCTGCGAGAAGGAAGTGAAGAAGCTGGAGTCCAGCATGCCAAAGGGGAGGAGTGTGCCCAGTCAGGCGGATCAGGGAAAGGAAGGCATCAGGGGGGAAAGTCCTGTGGAGAGGTGGAAGCGGCGCCTATCTGTGCACAAGGAGGAGAACTTACTGAACAGAGAGAACTTGAATAACAACAACAGCAAGAGGAGCTGCCCAGAGGAGTTCGAG CGCGATGCCATATTTGGAATCCTCAGTAAAGTCAAGCCTCCCTACCAGTCATGCACTGACTGCATGTATTCCTCAGCCAGTGCATCTGCTGAAGCCTCTGGGGAGCAGTATGAGACGCTGAATCCAGCTGCCGCGTGCTGCAGTTCTACAATCTGTACTCAGCCTTCACTCCTCTCCCATGTGACTTCTAACTCGTCGGACCAAATGCCTAGCAAGTCGCAGGCTGAGGAAATAATGAGGGCTAAAAATGATGTTTTGCCTCCATTGCTGCAGGGAACTAGTGTTTTGGAAGGTGGCACCTGCAAATCTGTGGTGGATCAGCATTGCAATATTTCTGAAAAGCCAAAAGATGCACCAAAAACACCTGTCAAAGCACTGCTTGCCAGGAGAAATTCCCACTGTGAGAAGAGCCCTCTGAATACAGAAGTGATGAAGGAAGAGTCTCCATCCAGAAAAGATGTCAAACCCACGAAGGACCTGAAGTACTTGCTGTTTAGCAAAGATTTGGAAAAGCCAACCACAAACAGTTATTTGATGCAGCATCAAGAATCTCTTATTCAGCTTCAGAAAGCTGGCTTAGTTAGGAAACATACCAAAGAACTGGAGCGTCTGAAGAGTGTGCCATCAGAATCCTCATTGCTGGTAAGAGAGAGCTCCATGAGCAGAATTGATGCTAGTATACCAGAGGAAAACCAAGATTTGGCTTTGCACCAAAGCCCAGTATCTCTTCTGGGTCCAGCACCTTTAATGTCTGAAGACACAGAGAATGATGTGGAGAAGTTAGAGGCCAAAAACCCCTTACAGGGACTGTCTCAGAAAACCTCCACGCCTGTCCTATGCAGGCTGGAACACATGAGCAGTTACACAAAGGACTTTCTGAAGACCATATGTTATACACCGTCATCTTCCAGGAGTTCCAACTTGACGCGCAGTTCTAGTAGCGACAGCATACACAGTGTGCATGGGAAACCTGGTCTGGTGAAACAACGAACTCAGGAAATCGAAACCAGGCTACGACTTGCTGGTTTGACTGTTTCTTCCCCTCTGAAGAGATCCAATTCTCTTGCCAAGCTAGGGTGTCTTAACTTGTCCTCTGAGGACTTATCAAGTGACATAGATGTGTCAACGCTAATGAACTCAAAAGAGGCTAAATCAAGTGAGTCTTCCATGCTTTGCGAGTCACAATCCTCTCTGAGGAGCGTGGACGTAAGCTCCAAACTGCTAGCAAATTCAGCCACAGGAAACTGGAAGAGCACACTTTGGAAGGGCAAAAGCTGA
- the SSH1 gene encoding protein phosphatase Slingshot homolog 1 isoform X3, which translates to MVKGAALFLQQGNSPQGQRSLQHPHKNAAGDLPQHLQVMINLLRCEDRIKLAVRLESTWTDRVRYMVVVYSSGRQDTEENILLGVDFSSKESKSCTIGMVLRLWSDTKIHLDGDGGFSVSTAGKMHIFKPVSVQAMWSALQILHKACEVARRYNYFPGGMALVWATYYESCISSDQSCINEWNTMQDLESTRPDSPALFVDKPTEGEKTERFIKAKLRSIMMSKDLENVTSKEIRNELEKQMNCNLKEFKEFIDNEMLLILGQMDKPSLIFDHLYLGSEWNASNLEELQGSGVYYILNVTREIDNFFPGLFAYHNIRVYDEETTDLLAHWNEAYHFINKAKKNHSKCLVHCKMGVSRSASTVIAYAMKEFGWSLEKAYNYVKQKRSIARPNAGFMKQLLEYEGILDASKQRHNKLWKQQAESNLRQNADDSTGPSDFLLDSLDIDLENRLSDLDAPSQSTYLDNRANMEARGFHYCFRRLSDSLLENKLPGDREIFFQVEDLERDVLLEQANLLVDQPPPVPPEAAADTMKAKEKAEPLAELRSFCEKEVKKLESSMPKGRSVPSQADQGKEGIRGESPVERWKRRLSVHKEENLLNRENLNNNNSKRSCPEEFERDAIFGILSKVKPPYQSCTDCMYSSASASAEASGEQYETLNPAAACCSSTICTQPSLLSHVTSNSSDQMPSKSQAEEIMRAKNDVLPPLLQGTSVLEGGTCKSVVDQHCNISEKPKDAPKTPVKALLARRNSHCEKSPLNTEVMKEESPSRKDVKPTKDLKYLLFSKDLEKPTTNSYLMQHQESLIQLQKAGLVRKHTKELERLKSVPSESSLLVRESSMSRIDASIPEENQDLALHQSPVSLLGPAPLMSEDTENDVEKLEAKNPLQGLSQKTSTPVLCRLEHMSSYTKDFLKTICYTPSSSRSSNLTRSSSSDSIHSVHGKPGLVKQRTQEIETRLRLAGLTVSSPLKRSNSLAKLGCLNLSSEDLSSDIDVSTLMNSKEAKSSESSMLCESQSSLRSVDVSSKLLANSATGNWKSTLWKGKS; encoded by the exons ATGGTGAAAGGAGCAGCGCTTTTCTTACAACAGGGAAACAGTCCACAAGGCCAGCGGAGTCTGCAGCATCCTCACAAGAATGCAG CAGGTGACTTGCCTCAGCACCTTCAAGTGATGATCAACCTTCTGCGCTGTGAGGACAGAATCAAATTG GCTGTGCGCTTGGAAAGCACGTGGACAGATCGAGTCAGATACATGGTGGTCGTGTATAGCAGTGGGCGGCAAGACacagaagaaaacattttactgGGAGTGGACTTTTCCAGCAAAGAAAG TAAAAGCTGCACTATCGGGATGGTCTTGCGCCTGTGGAGTGATACCAAGATACATCTTGATGGAGATGG TGGATTTAGTGTGAGCACTGCAGGGAAGATGCATATCTTCAAACCAGTTTCTGTGCAAGCTATGTG GTCTGCCCTGCAGATCCTCCACAAAGCTTGTGAGGTCGCACGGAGGTACAATTACTTCCCAGGTGGAATGGCTCTGGTCTGGGCCACATACTATGAAAGCTGCATCAGTTCGGACCAGAGTTGCATCAATGAGTGGAACACGATGCAGGACCTGGAGTCGACACGCCCCGATTCCCCAGCGTTGTTTGTTGACAA gccaactgagggggaaaaaacagagcggTTCATTAAAGCCAAACTCCGAAGTATCATGATGAGCAAAGATCTGGAAAACGTGACCTCCAAGGAA ATACGAAATGAGCTGGAGAAGCAGATGAACTGCAACTTGAAAGAATTCAAGGAATTTATAGACAATGAAATGCTGCTTATCCTGGGGCAGATGGACAAACCATCTCTGATTTTTGATCACCTGTATCTG GGGTCTGAGTGGAATGCCTCCAATCTGGAAGAGCTTCAAGGCTCGGG TGTCTACTACATTTTAAATGTCACCAGGGAGATAGATAATTTTTTTCCTGGTCTATTTGCATATCATAATATCCGGGTGTATGACGAGGAGACGACAGACCTCCTGGCTCACTGGAACGAGGCATATCATTTCATAAATAAAGCCAA GAAAAATCACTCTAAGTGTCTGGTACACTGCAAAATGGGTGTTAGCCGGTCTGCCTCTACGGTTATAGCTTATGCAATGAAGGAATTTGGCTGGTCCTTGGAAAAAGCCTATAATTATGTGAAGCAAAAACGCAGCATTGCAAGACCAAATGCAGGCTTCATGAAACAGCTGCTGGAATATGAAGGAATTTTAGATGCAAG CAAACAGCGTCATAACAAGCTGTGGAAGCAGCAAGCAGAGAGCAACCTACGCCAGAATGCAGATGATTCTACGGGGCCCAGTGACTTCCTGCTCGATAGCTTAGACATCGATCTGGAAAACCGTCTATCTGACCTGGACGCGCCTTCACAGTCCACGTACTTGGACAACAGAGCCAATATGGAGGCCAGGGGGTTTCACTACTGCTTCCGGCGCCTGTCCGACTCGTTGCTGGAGAACAAGCTGCCTGGTGACAGGGAAATATTTTTCCAGGTGGAGGATCTGGAGCGAGACGTGCTTTTGGAGCAGGCCAATTTGCTGGTTGATCAGCCTCCCCCAGTCCCTCCTGAGGCTGCGGCAGATACAATGAAGGCCAAGGAGAAAGCAGaaccactggcagagctgagaagtTTCTGCGAGAAGGAAGTGAAGAAGCTGGAGTCCAGCATGCCAAAGGGGAGGAGTGTGCCCAGTCAGGCGGATCAGGGAAAGGAAGGCATCAGGGGGGAAAGTCCTGTGGAGAGGTGGAAGCGGCGCCTATCTGTGCACAAGGAGGAGAACTTACTGAACAGAGAGAACTTGAATAACAACAACAGCAAGAGGAGCTGCCCAGAGGAGTTCGAG CGCGATGCCATATTTGGAATCCTCAGTAAAGTCAAGCCTCCCTACCAGTCATGCACTGACTGCATGTATTCCTCAGCCAGTGCATCTGCTGAAGCCTCTGGGGAGCAGTATGAGACGCTGAATCCAGCTGCCGCGTGCTGCAGTTCTACAATCTGTACTCAGCCTTCACTCCTCTCCCATGTGACTTCTAACTCGTCGGACCAAATGCCTAGCAAGTCGCAGGCTGAGGAAATAATGAGGGCTAAAAATGATGTTTTGCCTCCATTGCTGCAGGGAACTAGTGTTTTGGAAGGTGGCACCTGCAAATCTGTGGTGGATCAGCATTGCAATATTTCTGAAAAGCCAAAAGATGCACCAAAAACACCTGTCAAAGCACTGCTTGCCAGGAGAAATTCCCACTGTGAGAAGAGCCCTCTGAATACAGAAGTGATGAAGGAAGAGTCTCCATCCAGAAAAGATGTCAAACCCACGAAGGACCTGAAGTACTTGCTGTTTAGCAAAGATTTGGAAAAGCCAACCACAAACAGTTATTTGATGCAGCATCAAGAATCTCTTATTCAGCTTCAGAAAGCTGGCTTAGTTAGGAAACATACCAAAGAACTGGAGCGTCTGAAGAGTGTGCCATCAGAATCCTCATTGCTGGTAAGAGAGAGCTCCATGAGCAGAATTGATGCTAGTATACCAGAGGAAAACCAAGATTTGGCTTTGCACCAAAGCCCAGTATCTCTTCTGGGTCCAGCACCTTTAATGTCTGAAGACACAGAGAATGATGTGGAGAAGTTAGAGGCCAAAAACCCCTTACAGGGACTGTCTCAGAAAACCTCCACGCCTGTCCTATGCAGGCTGGAACACATGAGCAGTTACACAAAGGACTTTCTGAAGACCATATGTTATACACCGTCATCTTCCAGGAGTTCCAACTTGACGCGCAGTTCTAGTAGCGACAGCATACACAGTGTGCATGGGAAACCTGGTCTGGTGAAACAACGAACTCAGGAAATCGAAACCAGGCTACGACTTGCTGGTTTGACTGTTTCTTCCCCTCTGAAGAGATCCAATTCTCTTGCCAAGCTAGGGTGTCTTAACTTGTCCTCTGAGGACTTATCAAGTGACATAGATGTGTCAACGCTAATGAACTCAAAAGAGGCTAAATCAAGTGAGTCTTCCATGCTTTGCGAGTCACAATCCTCTCTGAGGAGCGTGGACGTAAGCTCCAAACTGCTAGCAAATTCAGCCACAGGAAACTGGAAGAGCACACTTTGGAAGGGCAAAAGCTGA